From the genome of Lutzomyia longipalpis isolate SR_M1_2022 chromosome 2, ASM2433408v1, one region includes:
- the LOC129789332 gene encoding enolase-phosphatase E1, giving the protein MELNRNTVTSKSILCDIEGTTSSIDFVKETLFPYALKNVEKFLQENWDRDDVKESVIELRKLAEKDTEEKVDGAVPVLGEDEEKSKIIESVVKNVEWLMGNDRKVTPLKTLQGLIWESGYKDGSIKGHIYDDVPKSFENWTKTGHKIYIYSSGSVMAQKLLFGNTSAGDLQVHLSGYFDTKIGPKQEKESYEAIAKNIECAANEIVFLTDIVKEAKAAQEAGMNVVIVVRPGNAPLTDEDKKEFPTVESFEGITLEEVVTGKRKILDEEVEDKQESTKPAKLAKLEMNDASDKNEEVTEKIDKTDDEPKCDTTAEEKNETDRTDAAAAKTDKETEPKNDEDEKMETEQAEEIITEETKKESDDVKAVEEVPVGEEKDLAVEETKKAVSVVADEIKEDIVEKMEVDGEEKVAAASPSGEIITEAKDVEAEADKKVTEAEPKVIEEKVDEKETGTESVEVKADSCSKDATDMPTVDEIVAEIPATDSTKKEDNVKTPANSNDEISDTVQENTIPKEAKLDETCSNDATDTTNVNVEKKKEEEVINGKVEEKPTEEVTEELAVTKDAPEEVKVITEETAVDDKKNVKELDGEKATGSINGDALDAVGTTSDGVNGDKGDKGIKEEEKAENGKDGEIKNGHNENAEKEATVSEPADGEKDAAPDASTGSDQVSEVIVKKCVEPMVKSPVPQPVEAES; this is encoded by the exons gAAACGCTCTTCCCGTATGCCCTGAAGAATGTGGAAAAGTTCTTGCAGGAAAACTGGGATAGGGATGATGTGAAGGAGAGCGTGATTGAACTGCGGAAGCTCGCTGAAAAGGATACCGAAGAAAAGGTCGATGGAGCTGTACCTGTCTTGGGAGAAGACGAAGAAAAGTCGAAGATCATTGAATCAGTGGTGAAAAATGTCGAATGGTTGATGGGAAATGACCGAAAGGTTACGCCACTGAAGACGTTGCAGGGATTGATTTGGGAGAGTGGTTATAAGGATGGATCAATCAAGGGCCA CATTTATGATGATGTCCcgaaatcatttgaaaattggACCAAGACAGGTCATAAGATCTACATTTACTCCAGTGGTAGTGTCATGGCGCAGAAATTGCTCTTCGGTAACACATCCGCAGGTGATCTTCAAGTCCATCTTTCTGGGTATTTTGACACGAAGATCGGGCCTAAGCAGGAAAAGGAAAGTTACGAGGCTATTGCCAAGAATATCGAATGTGCTGCCAATGAGATTGTCTTCCTCACGGACATTGTGAAGGAAGCCAAGGCAGCCCAGGAGGCTGGAATGAATGTTGTGATTGTTGTTCGGCCAGGAAATGCACCGCTCACCGATGAGGACAAAAAGGAATTCCCTACAGTGGAAAGCTTTGAGGGAATCACCCTTGAGGAGGTTGTCACGGGGAAAAGAAAGATTCTGGATGAAGAGGTCGAGGATAAACAG GAATCTACAAAACCTGCAAAATTGGCTAAACTAGAGATGAATGATGCATCTGACAAGAACGAAGAAGTAACTGAAAAAATAGACAAGACTGACGATGAACCCAAATGTGACACTACCGCTGAGGAAAAGAATGAAACTGATAGGActgatgctgctgctgcaaaaaCTGATAAAGAGACTGAGCCGAAAAATGATGAGGATGAAAAAATGGAGACGGAACAAGCTGAAGAAATCATTACTGAGGAGACTAAGAAAGAATCTGACGATGTGAAGGCTGTGGAAGAGGTACCCGTGGGAGAAGAGAAAGATTTGGCTGTGGAAGAAACTAAAAAGGCAGTATCTGTGGTCGCTGATGAGATAAAGGAAGATATCGTGGAAAAGATGGAGGTTGatggtgaagaaaaagttGCTGCTGCGAGTCCGTCTGGGGAGATCATTACTGAAGCTAAAGATGTGGAGGCAGAGGCTGATAAGAAAGTAACTGAAGCCGAGCCAAAGGTTATTGAAGAGAAAGTTGATGAGAAGGAAACAGGGACGGAATCTGTTGAAGTCAAGGCTGATTCTTGCTCAAAGGATGCGACAGATATGCCAACTGTGGATGAGATTGTTGCTGAAATTCCTGCAACAGATTCTACAAAAAAGGAGGACAATGTGAAAACTCCCGCTAATAGTAATGACGAAATATCTGACACAGTACAGGAGAACACCATCCCAAAGGAGGCAAAATTAGATGAAACATGCTCCAATGATGCCACAGATACGACAAATGTCAATGtagagaaaaagaaggaagaagaagtAATCAATGGGAAAGTAGAAGAGAAACCCACTGAAGAAGTGACTGAGGAGCTTGCAGTAACTAAAGATGCGCCAGAAGAAGTCAAGGTAATAACAGAAGAAACTGCAGTTGACGATaagaaaaacgttaaagaacTTGATGGTGAGAAAGCAACTGGAAGCATAAATGGTGATGCTCTCGATGCCGTGGGTACAACTTCCGACGGAGTAAACGGCGACAAAGGTGATAAAGGAATTAAAGAGGAAGAGAAGGCCGAAAATGGCAAGGATGGTGAGATTAAGAATGGACACAATGAGAATGCTGAAAAAGAAGCCACTGTGTCCGAACCAGCAGATGGGGAAAAAGATGCCGCACCGGATGCATCCACTGGCAGCGATCAGGTTAGTGAGGTCATTGTAAAGAAATGCGTGGAACCGATGGTCAAATCTCCCGTCCCGCAGCCTGTGGAGGCGGAATCGTAA